The Thermococcus thermotolerans genome contains a region encoding:
- a CDS encoding RAD55 family ATPase, whose translation MELLSTGIPVLDEALGGGLLEDSNLLILYSQYSRGWALAFEILKNRMELGDFGVIIDSVLPFSALAMELKAVNFDLEGRGREGNLAIIDLFSSFYGVKYSREFIYTADIDPGTFLPKYERVYRRILRERIGNRRPVGIDVTIDGIAFLLGTENFISIFQRLMAEKERARITEKRKRPLNIFLLNRGRASEKLVSWVSLYSQYVIEFVSPNAPFEETMVIRKSPLPDFNPLKSQYRFRLSGGRVELMPL comes from the coding sequence ATGGAGCTTCTGAGCACGGGGATACCTGTTCTTGACGAGGCCCTTGGGGGCGGCCTTTTGGAGGACAGCAACCTTCTGATCCTCTACAGCCAGTACTCCAGGGGGTGGGCACTGGCCTTTGAAATACTAAAAAACCGCATGGAGCTCGGGGACTTCGGGGTCATAATTGATTCAGTTCTTCCCTTTTCGGCGCTGGCCATGGAACTGAAAGCGGTCAATTTTGACTTGGAAGGCCGGGGACGAGAGGGAAATCTTGCCATTATAGACCTGTTCTCTTCGTTCTATGGGGTGAAGTACTCCAGGGAGTTTATTTACACGGCTGACATAGACCCCGGGACGTTCCTTCCAAAGTATGAACGGGTATATCGTAGAATCCTGAGGGAACGCATTGGAAACAGACGGCCCGTTGGGATTGACGTCACCATTGATGGGATTGCTTTCCTGCTCGGCACCGAGAACTTCATCTCGATATTTCAGAGGCTCATGGCGGAGAAGGAGAGGGCAAGGATAACCGAAAAAAGAAAGAGGCCACTCAATATCTTTCTCCTGAACAGGGGGAGGGCCTCCGAAAAACTGGTTTCTTGGGTATCGCTGTACAGCCAGTATGTAATTGAGTTCGTTTCCCCCAACGCGCCCTTTGAGGAGACGATGGTGATAAGAAAGTCCCCCCTGCCTGACTTCAACCCACTGAAGAGCCAGTACAGGTTCAGGCTTTCAGGGGGACGTGTGGAACTCATGCCCCTTTGA
- a CDS encoding transcriptional regulator, whose amino-acid sequence MESLRELSRNHVLGNPIRLGIMLYLLPREKVLFKELLEVLDVTPGNLDSHLKALEKAGYIEIYKVIADRPRTAVRITEKGAEETGKYLKALREALSLIPAEG is encoded by the coding sequence ATGGAATCGCTGAGGGAGCTGAGCAGAAACCACGTCCTTGGAAACCCGATAAGGCTAGGAATAATGCTCTACCTCCTGCCAAGGGAGAAGGTTCTATTCAAGGAGCTCCTGGAGGTTCTTGATGTAACACCCGGGAACCTCGATTCCCATCTCAAAGCCCTCGAAAAGGCCGGCTATATTGAAATCTACAAGGTCATAGCGGACAGACCGAGGACGGCCGTGAGGATAACGGAAAAGGGCGCCGAAGAGACTGGAAAGTATCTGAAGGCTCTGAGGGAGGCTCTATCCCTCATTCCCGCAGAAGGCTGA
- a CDS encoding TIGR00269 family protein — MKCSKCGREAVYHAHYTGRYYCRKHFNEMMEKKFKETVKKYRLIGKDERIAVGVSGGKDSVVLMHLLAKLREKFPFELVAITIDEGIAGYRPPSVEIARRNAEKLGIEHRIYSFKDHIGFTLDETVEIMGSFEKGERVGACSYCGVWRRWLLNYAAKDVGADKLAVGHNLDDEVQMFLMNIMRGDIARLGRTGPYYEEIHPELVPRIKPLREIPEKEIVLYAVLNNIEVDFSECPYAVEAFRAEIRDWINEMEEKHPGTKYQILRSYDKLFPLIARTYTKKTNELNRCKICGQPTTSEICKACTFRIQVEKKSKGHEFHTSP, encoded by the coding sequence ATGAAGTGCTCAAAGTGCGGCCGTGAAGCTGTATACCACGCACACTACACGGGCAGGTACTACTGCAGGAAACACTTCAACGAGATGATGGAAAAGAAGTTCAAGGAGACGGTGAAGAAGTACCGCCTCATCGGGAAGGACGAAAGGATAGCCGTTGGAGTGAGCGGCGGAAAGGACAGTGTCGTCCTCATGCACCTTCTGGCGAAGCTTCGCGAGAAGTTCCCCTTCGAGCTGGTCGCAATAACTATCGATGAGGGGATAGCAGGCTACCGCCCTCCAAGCGTCGAGATAGCAAGGAGGAATGCCGAAAAGCTGGGGATAGAGCATCGCATCTACTCCTTCAAGGACCACATCGGCTTCACCCTCGACGAGACGGTGGAGATAATGGGGAGCTTTGAAAAGGGCGAGCGCGTTGGAGCGTGCTCCTACTGCGGCGTCTGGAGGCGCTGGCTACTTAACTATGCGGCCAAAGATGTTGGGGCAGATAAACTGGCCGTCGGCCACAACTTGGACGACGAAGTCCAGATGTTCCTAATGAACATCATGAGGGGGGACATAGCGCGCCTCGGGAGAACCGGTCCCTACTACGAGGAGATCCATCCCGAGCTGGTTCCAAGGATAAAGCCCCTCAGGGAGATCCCGGAGAAGGAGATAGTCCTCTACGCTGTCCTGAACAACATTGAGGTTGACTTTAGCGAGTGTCCCTACGCGGTGGAAGCCTTTAGGGCCGAGATAAGGGACTGGATAAACGAGATGGAGGAGAAGCACCCGGGCACCAAATACCAGATACTGAGGAGCTACGACAAGCTCTTCCCGCTCATAGCCAGGACATACACAAAGAAAACTAACGAACTCAACAGGTGCAAAATCTGCGGTCAACCAACAACCAGCGAGATATGCAAGGCCTGTACATTCAGAATCCAAGTGGAGAAAAAATCAAAGGGGCATGAGTTCCACACGTCCCCCTGA